From a single Mesorhizobium shangrilense genomic region:
- a CDS encoding 6,7-dimethyl-8-ribityllumazine synthase, which produces MNQHSQKDYETTRIAVIRARWHADIVDECVKSFEAEMAVLGGSRFAVDVFDVPGAYEIPLHAKTLADTGRYAAILGTAFVVNGGIYRHEFVASAVIDGMMNVQLSTGVPVLSAVLTPLNYHDSAEHHRLFFEHFTVKGKEAANACVQILAAREKIAA; this is translated from the coding sequence ATGAATCAGCATTCCCAGAAAGACTACGAGACGACCCGCATTGCCGTCATTCGCGCGCGCTGGCACGCCGATATCGTCGACGAGTGCGTCAAATCCTTCGAGGCGGAAATGGCCGTGCTTGGGGGCAGTCGCTTTGCCGTCGATGTCTTCGACGTGCCAGGCGCCTACGAGATCCCCCTGCACGCGAAGACCCTTGCCGACACCGGCCGCTACGCCGCGATCCTCGGCACCGCCTTTGTCGTCAATGGCGGCATCTACCGGCACGAATTCGTGGCCAGCGCGGTGATCGACGGCATGATGAACGTGCAGCTGTCGACCGGCGTGCCGGTTCTGTCGGCGGTGCTCACCCCGCTCAACTATCACGACAGCGCCGAGCATCACCGCCTCTTCTTCGAGCACTTCACCGTCAAGGGCAAGGAGGCGGCAAACGCCTGCGTCCAGATCCTTGCCGCGCGCGAGAAAATCGCGGCCTAA
- a CDS encoding autotransporter outer membrane beta-barrel domain-containing protein, producing MSSIIDRASKAALKGAAMAGLPKTITSCILVSGTLAMTSIPALAVEPWIMVEKTTFTGDAITSKQQGVTTDGTNWYFSGTNILERTDKNYNPSLTVSPAIPLALQLPSEFSSLGLNHIGDIDYADGLLYISLDTSKRDPITGGKYDHPVFAVYRASDMSFTGQAFSLNPPNGTHDIASWVAVDAKNGLGYGMAYENATEIAVYNLSDWSFKEYIPLSHTIDQAQGGKLLDGWMYFSTDNDEKTIYRANLKTGEVEILGNLKIAGEQEVEGLSFNQTKDGWSMYILNREALESDPSVEAVGFYRYLRPYGNALSGEVHADVLGALVDDSRFARDSANRRLRSAFDADDVSMTTAAIDATGVHAAPATAGGIVIWSEALAMTGDIKGSGYATDFNRTTAGFVGGADIPVGDWRVGVLGGYSRTNFDVSDRASSGTSDNYDLGVYAGTQMGALGFRAGAIYGWHDIGTKRDVVFPAFSEQLSAGYRAETAQAFSELAYRFDTSLGAFEPFANLAYVHASADGFAETGGTTSALTSQGASSENTFSTLGLRASTRFGTGMTALHGMLGWQHAYGDVQPTTTLAFGSGASFASAGVPIARDALALEAGFDVSLSSNATLGAAYSGQIAKDTQSHAFKINFDLKL from the coding sequence ATGTCTTCAATCATTGATCGCGCGAGCAAAGCCGCCCTGAAGGGGGCGGCCATGGCTGGCCTCCCGAAAACCATAACATCCTGCATCCTCGTGTCCGGCACCCTCGCCATGACATCGATCCCGGCGCTTGCCGTCGAGCCCTGGATCATGGTCGAAAAGACGACCTTTACCGGCGACGCGATAACCTCCAAGCAGCAGGGCGTGACGACGGATGGAACGAACTGGTACTTTTCCGGCACCAATATCCTCGAGCGCACCGACAAGAACTACAACCCGTCATTGACTGTCTCGCCGGCCATCCCGCTCGCTCTCCAGCTTCCGTCTGAATTCTCCAGCCTGGGGCTGAACCATATTGGCGACATCGACTATGCCGACGGGCTCCTCTACATTTCGCTGGACACGAGCAAGCGCGACCCGATCACCGGAGGCAAATATGACCACCCGGTTTTCGCGGTCTATCGCGCGAGCGATATGAGCTTTACCGGCCAGGCCTTTTCGCTCAATCCGCCCAATGGCACCCATGACATCGCCAGCTGGGTCGCCGTCGATGCCAAGAACGGCCTCGGCTATGGCATGGCCTATGAGAACGCGACGGAAATCGCCGTTTACAATCTGTCGGACTGGAGCTTCAAGGAATACATCCCGCTGTCGCATACCATCGACCAGGCGCAGGGCGGCAAACTCCTCGACGGCTGGATGTATTTCTCGACCGACAATGACGAGAAGACGATTTATCGCGCCAATCTCAAGACCGGCGAAGTCGAGATCCTCGGCAATTTGAAGATTGCGGGCGAGCAGGAAGTCGAAGGGCTTTCCTTCAACCAGACCAAGGATGGCTGGTCGATGTACATCCTCAACCGGGAAGCGCTGGAGAGCGACCCGTCCGTGGAGGCAGTAGGCTTCTACCGCTATCTGCGCCCCTACGGAAACGCGCTTTCCGGCGAAGTTCATGCCGACGTCCTCGGCGCGCTCGTCGATGACAGCCGTTTCGCCCGGGATTCGGCAAACCGTCGGCTCCGCTCGGCCTTCGATGCCGACGACGTGTCCATGACCACCGCTGCCATCGATGCCACCGGCGTGCACGCCGCGCCCGCCACCGCAGGCGGCATCGTGATTTGGAGCGAAGCGCTGGCCATGACTGGCGACATCAAGGGCTCGGGCTACGCCACCGATTTCAACCGCACGACCGCGGGCTTCGTCGGCGGCGCGGACATTCCGGTCGGCGACTGGCGGGTCGGCGTGCTCGGCGGTTACAGCCGCACGAATTTCGACGTTTCCGACCGCGCTTCGTCGGGCACCAGCGACAATTACGATCTCGGCGTCTATGCGGGCACGCAAATGGGCGCGCTCGGCTTCAGGGCTGGCGCCATCTATGGCTGGCACGATATCGGCACCAAGCGCGACGTCGTGTTTCCTGCCTTCAGCGAACAGCTGTCGGCGGGCTACAGAGCCGAGACGGCGCAGGCTTTCAGCGAACTGGCATACCGGTTTGACACGAGCCTGGGCGCCTTCGAGCCCTTTGCCAACCTGGCCTATGTGCATGCCAGCGCGGATGGCTTTGCCGAAACCGGCGGCACCACATCGGCCCTGACCAGCCAGGGTGCGTCGAGCGAAAACACGTTCTCGACCCTGGGCCTGCGCGCATCGACCCGGTTCGGGACCGGCATGACCGCTTTGCATGGCATGCTGGGCTGGCAGCACGCCTACGGCGATGTTCAGCCGACCACCACGCTTGCCTTCGGCAGTGGAGCCTCCTTCGCCAGCGCCGGTGTGCCGATTGCCCGTGACGCGTTGGCGCTGGAAGCCGGTTTCGATGTCTCCCTGTCGTCCAACGCAACGCTCGGCGCTGCCTATTCCGGCCAGATCGCCAAGGATACCCAGTCACACGCCTTCAAGATCAATTTCGACTTGAAGCTGTAG
- a CDS encoding autotransporter outer membrane beta-barrel domain-containing protein produces MAGLPKTITSCILVSGALVMTSMPALAVEPWIMVEKTVFTGDATTSKKQGVTTDGTNWYFSGTNILERTDGNYNRNLVAAPGIPHVLEIPSQFSDAGLNHIGDIDYADGLLYISLDSSVADPVTGYRYNNPVFAIYNASDLSYTGKAFALNPPTGTIDIASWVAVDAKNGLGYGMAYNNATELAVYNLADWSFKEYIPLSQTVDAAQGGKLLDGWMYFSANDETNGIYRANLKTGEVEKLGNLQSPDGQETEGLAFKMTKDGWKLHVLNREHLDGPNEDKTVAFYQYLRPFGNALSGEIHADINGALVEDSRFIRDAANRRIRSAFDAVATPPSMTAALDDKGLHAAPADADGIVIWSEALATTGDVKASGYAADFGRNTAGFVGGADAPVGSWRLGVLGGYSHSSFDVTDRASSGSSDNYDLGIYAGTQWGALGFRTGAFYGWHDIDTKRNVVFPAFSESLSANYKAATAQAFGELAYRLDIGRNAIEPFANLAYVHLNTDGFAETGGTTSALTSQKMTTENSFSTFGVRASTQFDGGMPKTTLHGMLGWQHAYSDVIPVSNLAFNTGSSFTTSGVPIARDALAIEAGFDVSLSSNATLGAAYSGQIAKDTQSHAFKINFDLKL; encoded by the coding sequence ATGGCTGGCCTCCCGAAAACCATAACATCCTGCATCCTCGTGTCTGGCGCTCTCGTCATGACGTCGATGCCGGCCCTTGCCGTCGAGCCATGGATCATGGTCGAAAAGACGGTCTTTACCGGCGATGCCACAACATCGAAGAAGCAGGGAGTGACGACAGACGGCACGAACTGGTATTTCTCCGGCACCAATATTCTCGAGCGCACCGACGGCAACTACAATCGCAACCTGGTTGCGGCGCCCGGCATTCCACATGTGCTGGAGATTCCGTCCCAATTCTCCGACGCCGGCTTGAACCACATCGGTGACATCGATTATGCCGACGGGCTTCTGTATATTTCGCTGGATTCAAGCGTCGCAGACCCTGTCACTGGATACAGATACAACAATCCTGTTTTTGCGATCTATAACGCAAGTGACCTGAGCTATACCGGCAAGGCCTTTGCGCTTAATCCGCCCACCGGCACCATTGACATTGCAAGCTGGGTGGCAGTCGATGCCAAGAATGGCCTCGGCTACGGCATGGCGTACAATAACGCCACGGAGCTGGCGGTTTACAATCTCGCGGACTGGAGCTTCAAGGAATACATCCCCTTGTCGCAGACCGTCGACGCGGCACAGGGCGGCAAGCTCCTCGACGGCTGGATGTATTTTTCCGCAAATGACGAAACCAACGGAATATACCGGGCAAATCTGAAGACCGGAGAAGTCGAGAAATTGGGCAATCTGCAGTCTCCGGACGGGCAGGAAACCGAAGGCCTTGCCTTCAAGATGACGAAGGACGGCTGGAAACTTCACGTCCTCAACCGGGAACATCTGGACGGGCCCAATGAAGACAAGACCGTCGCCTTTTACCAATATCTGCGCCCCTTTGGAAACGCGCTTTCCGGGGAGATCCATGCCGACATCAATGGTGCGCTTGTCGAGGACAGCCGTTTCATACGCGATGCGGCAAACCGCCGAATTCGGTCAGCCTTCGATGCGGTGGCCACGCCACCTTCGATGACCGCCGCCCTCGACGACAAAGGCCTGCATGCCGCACCTGCCGACGCCGATGGCATCGTCATCTGGAGCGAAGCGCTTGCGACGACTGGCGATGTGAAGGCCTCCGGCTACGCGGCGGACTTCGGCCGCAACACCGCTGGCTTCGTTGGCGGCGCCGACGCACCTGTCGGAAGCTGGCGGCTCGGCGTGCTCGGCGGCTATAGCCATTCGAGCTTTGATGTCACCGATCGCGCCTCGTCCGGCTCCAGCGACAATTATGATCTCGGCATCTATGCTGGCACGCAATGGGGTGCGCTGGGCTTCCGTACCGGCGCATTCTATGGCTGGCACGACATCGACACGAAGCGCAACGTCGTCTTCCCAGCTTTTAGCGAATCGCTCTCCGCCAACTACAAGGCCGCGACGGCGCAGGCTTTCGGTGAACTGGCCTACCGGCTCGACATCGGCCGCAATGCCATCGAACCCTTTGCCAACCTTGCCTATGTCCATTTGAATACTGATGGCTTTGCCGAGACCGGCGGCACGACGTCGGCACTGACCAGCCAGAAGATGACGACGGAAAATAGCTTCTCGACCTTCGGCGTTCGTGCCTCGACCCAATTTGATGGGGGCATGCCCAAGACAACCCTGCACGGCATGCTGGGCTGGCAGCACGCCTACAGCGACGTCATTCCGGTCTCCAACCTGGCCTTCAACACCGGATCGTCCTTCACAACCTCGGGCGTGCCGATCGCCCGTGACGCGTTGGCTATCGAAGCCGGTTTCGATGTTTCCCTGTCATCCAACGCAACGCTTGGTGCTGCCTATTCCGGCCAGATTGCCAAGGATACCCAGTCACACGCCTTCAAGATCAACTTCGACCTGAAGCTGTAA
- a CDS encoding FadR/GntR family transcriptional regulator: MTGSSSGLHARLLNEIGQGIVRGEFVPGDQLPNGDDWSASFGASRTGLREVVKVLAGKGMVEMRPRTGTRVRPRKHWNFLDPDVLMWRFGARATAEDARSLFELRRAIEPMAGALAAERATPEQIAELKAILKEMEEAGDDGERFAVPDLAFHQAILHMSGNELIGSLAALIETALVISFRLSDDSPAGQRQSLKLHQRIVESIEKRNPTATSKALVALLDGAEEDVRLSLAARTGRQK, translated from the coding sequence ATGACGGGCTCGTCCTCCGGCCTTCATGCCAGGCTGCTCAACGAAATCGGCCAAGGCATCGTGCGCGGAGAATTCGTTCCCGGCGACCAGTTGCCGAATGGCGACGACTGGAGCGCCTCGTTCGGTGCGAGCCGCACGGGCCTGCGCGAAGTCGTCAAGGTGCTGGCGGGCAAGGGCATGGTGGAGATGCGCCCCCGGACAGGAACACGCGTGCGGCCTCGCAAGCACTGGAACTTCCTCGATCCCGACGTGCTGATGTGGCGTTTCGGCGCGAGGGCGACCGCCGAGGACGCGCGCTCCCTGTTCGAGTTGCGCCGCGCCATCGAGCCGATGGCCGGCGCGCTGGCGGCGGAGCGCGCTACGCCGGAGCAGATCGCCGAATTGAAGGCCATCCTTAAGGAGATGGAAGAGGCCGGCGACGACGGCGAGCGCTTCGCCGTACCCGATCTCGCCTTTCACCAGGCAATCCTGCATATGTCGGGGAACGAGCTGATCGGTTCGCTCGCCGCCTTGATCGAGACCGCGCTGGTGATCAGCTTCCGGCTTTCGGATGACAGTCCCGCAGGACAGCGTCAATCGCTCAAACTGCATCAGCGGATCGTGGAAAGCATCGAAAAGCGCAATCCCACCGCCACCAGCAAGGCACTGGTCGCCCTGCTGGATGGAGCGGAGGAAGACGTGCGGCTTTCCTTGGCGGCAAGGACTGGCAGGCAGAAGTAG